The following are encoded together in the Aerococcus mictus genome:
- a CDS encoding PTS fructose transporter subunit IIABC — protein sequence MKLSDLFVKEAMDLNLQTESKKDTLVHLAKRFSDCGGVSDAEAYVEKLEAREAQSTTGVGDEIAIPHAQHESIKEAAIIFARSAEGIEWESFDGQPAKLIFMIAAPEGGGGEHLKALAQLSKVLLKDGVKDALLKAESPDEVLEIIKAHDESEEATEETGEAKAAPVEADKTDTDNDVYIVAVTACPTGIAHTYMAEERLKKAGQAAGYRIKVETNGQSGVENRLTKKDIEEATAVIVAADKQVEMARFDGKPIIIVPVGDGVNKADQLVERAANDKLPIYHAKKGQNAEEEESSDGETLGRLAYKHLMNGVSHMLPFVVAGGILIALSFFWGITSADPAADDYNQIAQALNTVGNLSFAMMLPMLAGFIGHSMADRIGLVIGVIGGICAEPSKFAAFTGVGIFENSVSSGFLGALVAGFLAGGIVWLLEKLFAWLPKSLNGMKSIFLYPVLGVLIMGFLMLFVINGPMGAVMNGLMSLINSIPPSMTIILGFVVGAMMSIDMGGPINKAAYVTGTALVTASAGAGSNVMAAVMCGGMVPPLAIGISATLQKSLWSEEERNSAYVNYVMGAAFITEGAIPFAAKDPVHVIPPLALGSGIAGALSMFFGCVSYVPHGGVFAVLAGGVTNGLMYLLAWLIGGLIGGFLLNVSLSRAKSSDKTQKAE from the coding sequence CCATGCTCAACATGAATCAATCAAAGAAGCTGCTATTATTTTTGCTCGGAGCGCAGAAGGAATTGAATGGGAATCCTTTGACGGTCAACCAGCTAAATTAATCTTTATGATTGCTGCTCCAGAAGGGGGCGGTGGGGAACACCTGAAGGCCTTAGCGCAATTGTCTAAAGTCTTGTTAAAAGACGGAGTCAAAGATGCTTTACTAAAAGCAGAAAGTCCTGATGAAGTCCTAGAAATTATCAAGGCTCATGATGAAAGTGAAGAAGCAACAGAAGAAACTGGTGAAGCCAAAGCTGCACCAGTTGAAGCGGATAAGACTGATACTGATAATGATGTATATATCGTTGCCGTGACCGCTTGCCCAACTGGGATTGCCCATACTTATATGGCGGAAGAACGCTTGAAAAAAGCCGGACAAGCCGCTGGTTACCGGATTAAGGTTGAAACTAATGGTCAAAGTGGGGTAGAAAACCGCTTAACCAAAAAAGATATTGAAGAAGCGACAGCTGTTATTGTTGCTGCTGACAAACAAGTTGAAATGGCTCGTTTCGATGGCAAACCAATCATTATTGTTCCTGTTGGTGATGGGGTTAACAAAGCTGACCAGTTAGTGGAACGAGCAGCCAATGATAAGCTACCAATCTATCATGCTAAGAAAGGTCAAAATGCTGAAGAAGAAGAGAGTTCAGATGGCGAAACATTAGGCCGTTTAGCTTATAAGCACTTAATGAATGGTGTTTCTCATATGTTACCATTCGTTGTTGCTGGTGGTATCTTAATTGCCTTGTCTTTCTTCTGGGGGATTACTTCTGCTGATCCAGCCGCTGATGATTACAACCAAATTGCGCAAGCCTTAAATACAGTAGGTAACTTATCCTTTGCCATGATGCTACCTATGTTGGCTGGTTTTATCGGTCATTCCATGGCAGACCGTATCGGTTTAGTTATCGGGGTTATCGGTGGTATCTGTGCGGAACCAAGTAAATTTGCTGCCTTTACTGGAGTTGGAATTTTTGAAAATTCGGTTTCTTCTGGTTTCCTTGGCGCCTTGGTTGCTGGTTTCTTAGCCGGCGGTATTGTTTGGTTACTAGAAAAACTATTTGCCTGGTTACCTAAATCCTTAAACGGGATGAAATCGATCTTCCTATACCCAGTCCTTGGGGTATTGATTATGGGCTTCTTGATGCTCTTTGTGATCAATGGACCAATGGGCGCAGTGATGAACGGCTTAATGAGCCTTATCAATAGTATTCCACCTTCCATGACCATTATCTTAGGTTTTGTGGTTGGAGCGATGATGTCTATCGATATGGGTGGTCCGATTAATAAAGCCGCCTATGTTACTGGTACTGCTTTAGTCACCGCATCAGCTGGTGCAGGATCTAACGTGATGGCAGCCGTTATGTGTGGGGGTATGGTTCCACCATTAGCCATTGGTATCTCTGCAACCCTGCAAAAGAGTCTATGGTCTGAAGAAGAACGTAATAGTGCCTATGTCAATTATGTGATGGGTGCTGCCTTCATTACTGAAGGGGCGATTCCTTTTGCTGCTAAAGACCCAGTACACGTGATTCCACCACTAGCCCTTGGTTCAGGAATTGCCGGAGCCTTAAGCATGTTCTTTGGCTGTGTTTCTTACGTTCCTCACGGTGGTGTATTTGCAGTCTTAGCTGGTGGGGTAACTAATGGTCTAATGTACTTACTTGCATGGCTAATCGGCGGACTTATTGGTGGCTTTCTCCTTAATGTCTCTTTAAGTCGCGCTAAATCGAGCGATAAAACTCAAAAAGCTGAATAA
- a CDS encoding MetQ/NlpA family ABC transporter substrate-binding protein produces MKKWILRLMALLAAFTLVACQSGNTDSDKTVKVGVVGEKNDEWDYLKDELKEKEGIDLELVKFTDYRMPIEALEHNEIDMHAALTEIYMDNMNEESGYHNTTIGYTTLNPMGVFSNKIESIDQVKEGDKVAVPNDVSNESRALLLLQEAGLIKLNPDKGLMPTVEDITENPKNLEFITLDSNQTASALNDVTISCINNDMAADAGFVPTKDSIYLEKATDSSKPYWNVIAVDEKNKDNETYKKIVKYYQTPEVAKIIDEKSNGSSIPIWESQE; encoded by the coding sequence ATGAAGAAATGGATTTTACGCCTAATGGCCCTATTAGCTGCTTTTACCCTAGTGGCTTGTCAATCTGGCAATACTGATAGTGATAAAACGGTAAAAGTAGGGGTCGTTGGTGAGAAAAATGACGAATGGGATTACTTAAAGGATGAATTGAAGGAAAAGGAAGGCATTGACCTTGAATTGGTAAAATTTACTGATTATCGGATGCCCATTGAAGCCTTAGAGCATAATGAAATTGATATGCACGCTGCCTTAACTGAAATTTATATGGACAATATGAATGAAGAATCTGGTTACCACAACACTACGATTGGATATACCACCCTTAACCCAATGGGAGTTTTCTCCAATAAGATTGAAAGCATCGATCAAGTCAAAGAGGGTGACAAGGTAGCAGTACCTAATGATGTCTCAAATGAAAGTCGGGCACTCTTACTGCTTCAAGAAGCAGGACTAATTAAGTTAAACCCAGATAAAGGGCTCATGCCAACGGTTGAGGATATCACTGAAAATCCTAAGAATCTAGAATTCATTACCTTGGATTCTAATCAAACAGCTAGTGCCTTAAATGATGTAACGATTTCTTGCATCAATAATGATATGGCGGCCGACGCAGGCTTCGTCCCAACTAAAGATTCCATTTATTTAGAAAAGGCGACAGATAGTTCTAAGCCTTATTGGAATGTCATTGCCGTCGATGAAAAGAATAAGGACAATGAGACATACAAAAAAATTGTGAAGTACTATCAAACCCCTGAAGTCGCTAAAATTATCGATGAAAAAAGTAATGGCTCAAGTATCCCAATTTGGGAAAGCCAAGAATAG